Proteins encoded together in one Cellulomonas gilvus ATCC 13127 window:
- a CDS encoding HAD family hydrolase has protein sequence MTAAVTSTRQPSSDGAVRWSALPPASSHGVTDAMRERVAGLAPEAAPVLERAAVACDLDRTLVYSAAALGLPGADHEAPPLVVAEVYQGAPLSYWTRDAQRMLAALAQRAVLVPTTTRTRAQYARIRLFDAPPRYAITTNGAHLLVDGEPCPRWADRVAGVLTGALPLADVLAHLAQWEGEPWLRSLRSADDAFAYLVVERAALPDGWVAELDAWCGARGWVVSVQGRKVYAVPAGLTKSAAVAEVVARTGADGVLAAGDSLLDAGLLADATRAVRPAHGELHDVGWTAPHLRVTDRAGVLGGQEIVERLLADVLRADG, from the coding sequence GTGACGGCGGCGGTGACATCCACGCGGCAGCCGTCGTCCGACGGTGCGGTGCGCTGGTCCGCGCTGCCGCCGGCCTCGTCGCACGGCGTGACGGACGCGATGCGCGAACGCGTGGCCGGCCTGGCGCCCGAGGCGGCACCCGTGCTCGAGCGTGCCGCGGTCGCATGCGACCTGGACCGCACGCTCGTCTACTCGGCCGCTGCGCTGGGCCTGCCGGGCGCGGACCACGAGGCCCCGCCGCTCGTGGTCGCCGAGGTCTACCAGGGCGCGCCGCTGTCCTACTGGACGCGGGACGCGCAGCGCATGCTCGCGGCGCTCGCGCAGCGCGCCGTGCTGGTGCCGACGACGACGCGCACGCGTGCGCAGTACGCGCGCATCCGGCTGTTCGACGCGCCGCCGCGCTACGCGATCACGACCAACGGCGCCCACCTGCTGGTGGACGGCGAGCCGTGCCCGCGCTGGGCGGACCGCGTCGCGGGTGTGCTGACCGGTGCGCTGCCGCTCGCGGACGTCCTGGCGCACCTGGCGCAGTGGGAGGGCGAGCCGTGGCTGCGCAGCCTGCGCTCGGCCGACGACGCGTTCGCCTACCTGGTGGTGGAGCGTGCCGCGCTGCCGGACGGCTGGGTCGCGGAGCTCGACGCGTGGTGCGGCGCGCGCGGCTGGGTCGTCTCGGTGCAGGGCCGCAAGGTCTACGCGGTGCCCGCGGGCCTGACCAAGAGCGCCGCGGTGGCCGAGGTCGTGGCGCGTACCGGTGCGGACGGCGTGCTCGCGGCGGGCGACTCGCTCCTGGACGCGGGCCTGCTGGCCGACGCGACCCGCGCGGTGCGGCCCGCGCACGGCGAGCTGCATGACGTGGGCTGGACCGCCCCCCACCTGCGGGTCACGGACCGGGCGGGTGTGCTGGGCGGTCAGGAGATCGTCGAGCGCCTGCTGGCCGACGTCCTCCGGGCGGACGGGTGA
- a CDS encoding SelT/SelW/SelH family protein, producing MTPRVRITYCTQCRWLLRAAWYAQELLTTFHRELAEVALRPGTGGVFVVEAWPAGASDDEAVVLWDRAADGGFPDVVDLKRRVRDAVAPDKPLGHADRVAEQGPEAGTASPS from the coding sequence ATGACGCCGCGCGTCCGGATCACGTACTGCACGCAGTGTCGGTGGCTGCTGCGTGCGGCGTGGTACGCGCAGGAGCTGCTGACCACGTTCCACCGTGAGCTCGCGGAGGTCGCGCTGCGCCCCGGGACCGGCGGCGTGTTCGTCGTCGAGGCGTGGCCCGCCGGTGCGTCCGACGACGAGGCCGTGGTGCTGTGGGACCGCGCCGCGGACGGCGGCTTCCCGGACGTGGTGGACCTCAAGCGCCGCGTGCGCGACGCGGTCGCCCCGGACAAGCCGCTCGGCCACGCGGACCGCGTGGCCGAGCAGGGCCCCGAGGCCGGCACAGCGTCGCCGAGCTAG
- the msrA gene encoding peptide-methionine (S)-S-oxide reductase MsrA, translated as MTYLNSLLGSGLRSTMVTRERALAGRDGYAHPIAPTHTVLGTPLQGPWPEGTRVLYVAMGCFWGAERAFWQLPGVVTTAVGYQGGFTPYPSYQEVCTGMTGHTEMVLVAYDPAVVSDTDVLQRFWESHDPTQGYRQGNDIGTQYRSAIFTTTPEQAAAALTTRDAYAPRLAAAGYGQITTEIRTADEAGAFYYAEDYHQQYLDKNPDGYCGLGGTGVSCPLPTGA; from the coding sequence ATGACGTACCTCAACTCACTGCTCGGCTCCGGCCTGCGCTCGACGATGGTCACGCGCGAGCGCGCGCTGGCCGGCCGCGACGGCTACGCGCACCCGATCGCCCCGACCCACACCGTGCTCGGCACGCCCCTGCAGGGCCCGTGGCCCGAGGGCACGCGCGTCCTGTACGTGGCCATGGGCTGCTTCTGGGGCGCCGAGCGCGCGTTCTGGCAGCTGCCCGGCGTGGTCACCACCGCCGTCGGCTACCAGGGCGGGTTCACCCCGTACCCCTCCTACCAGGAGGTCTGCACGGGCATGACCGGCCACACCGAGATGGTGCTGGTCGCCTACGACCCCGCCGTCGTCAGCGACACCGACGTGCTGCAGCGGTTCTGGGAGTCGCACGACCCCACGCAGGGCTACCGGCAGGGCAACGACATCGGCACGCAGTACCGGTCGGCGATCTTCACGACCACGCCCGAGCAGGCCGCGGCCGCACTCACCACGCGTGACGCGTACGCACCGCGACTGGCCGCGGCGGGCTACGGGCAGATCACCACCGAGATCCGGACGGCCGACGAGGCAGGCGCGTTCTACTACGCCGAGGACTACCACCAGCAGTACCTGGACAAGAACCCGGACGGCTACTGCGGGCTCGGCGGCACGGGCGTCTCCTGCCCGCTGCCCACGGGCGCGTAG